Proteins encoded within one genomic window of Ursus arctos isolate Adak ecotype North America unplaced genomic scaffold, UrsArc2.0 scaffold_7, whole genome shotgun sequence:
- the FAM170B gene encoding protein FAM170B gives MRSQNKARILATAGRPAATRAGASGGLQHSPSQLSSNSWSTESPGCWGPIMKRHLADHRGERSPTDGASLSLASPESTEERVEVRWSGRSEREETSPRPGPAVPHEEDVYSAGRPRAMLSWSSSPSSQSSSEYQSYSQYQSCYSCTYEEDAAQQSLCALYTHVQTVQGVAVAWETETGFEPVSRKPRIHEAEFIKRQRRKGSSFETASNTDLRWELEASKNNCCLEQDDAELLAPLECCVQELRDTPDWLVTTNYGLRCVACCRVFPTLEALLKHAQYGIQEGFSCQIFFEEMLERRRARGQVQEQQLEEEAQSPSEGSEHWRRHARVLSSQQQKQ, from the exons ATGAGGTCACAGAATAAAGCCAGGATCCTAGCGACCGCAGGGAGGCCGGCAGCCACTCGGGCTGGGGCCAGTGGAGGGCTTCAGCACAGCCCAAGCCAACTCTCATCAAACAGCTGGAGCACTGAGTCCCCTGGGTGCTGGGGTCCAATCATGAAACGCCACTTGGCAGATCATAGGGGAGAACGGTCACCAACAGATGGGGCCAGCCTCAGCTTGGCCAGCCCGGAGTCCACGGAAGAGAGAGTTGAAGTGCGCTGGTCAGGTAGGTCCGAA CGAGAGGAGACATCTCCGCGGCCCGGGCCGGCTGTTCCCCACGAGGAGGACGTCTACTCAGCCGGCAGGCCTCGAGCGATGTTGAGCTGGAGCAGCTCTCCGTCCTCCCAGTCCTCCTCCGAGTACCAGTCTTACTCCCAGTACCAGTCTTGCTACTCGTGCACGTACGAGGAGGACGCGGCCCAGCAGAGCCTGTGCGCCCTCTACACGCACGTGCAGACCGTGCAGGGCGTGGCCGTGGCCTGGGAGACCGAGACGGGCTTCGAGCCGGTCAGCAGGAAGCCGCGCATTCACGAAGCCGAGTTCATCAAGAGGCAGAGGCGGAAAGGCTCCTCCTTCGAGACGGCTTCCAACACCGACCTGCGCTGGGAGCTGGAAGCCAGCAAGAACAACTGCTGTCTCGAGCAGGACGACGCGGAGCTGCTGGCGCCCCTCGAGTGCTGCGTGCAGGAGCTGCGGGACACCCCGGACTGGCTGGTCACCACGAACTACGGGCTGCGCTGCGTGGCCTGCTGTCGGGTTTTCCCCACGTTGGAGGCTCTGCTCAAGCACGCCCAGTATGGCATCCAAGAGGGCTTCAGCTGCCAGATCTTTTTCGAGGAGATGCTGGAGAGAAGGCGGGCCCGGGGCCAGGTCCAGGAGCaacagctggaggaggaggcacaGAGCCCTTCAGAAGGCAGTGAACATTGGAGGCGGCATGCCAGGGTGCTTTCCTCGCAGCAGCAGAAGCAGTGA